One part of the Desulfonema ishimotonii genome encodes these proteins:
- a CDS encoding ATP-binding protein, with protein sequence MKTPIPLFWKIYPASLLVLVITLLSLTTYSFFGVKRFFTAHTAEDLTSRAFLMEYQIRKYLTPPDRAEIDAICKAGGKDSGTRITVILPSGEVIGDSEEPPERMDNHSQRPEIAKALFGETGVSTRYSDTLAQNMMYVAIPVEEKSGKTLGVIRTAMPADSIRHTLRSIQNRNILAALLIALIAAGISMYLSRRISRPIEAMRKGVEKFARGDLTHRLPTPESKEMVLLANAMNHMAQELDQRIQTVRRQRNELEAVLSSMQEGVIALDRDEKVININSAAAQMFHCSSEAPVGRAIQEIVRNPELHRFVKRALADEAPRERDITFYHDAEYVLNTHSSTLRGADGKSMGTLIVFYDVTRLRRLENMRREFAANVSHEIRTPLTAIKGFVETLRNGAMEKPEEAARFLEIIDNHANRLTLIITDLIKLSEIEQRKQLSTEVRKVGPVIRSAVEICQVAADKNNIPIEVVCDDDPEANINAPFIEQALVNLVDNAIKYSRAGKSVSVSASQTDTEVILRVRDQGIGIPRAHLPRLFERFYRVDKSRSRKQGGTGLGLAIVKHIVQAHGGYVNVESVLNQGSVFEIRLPRKPA encoded by the coding sequence ATGAAGACCCCCATCCCCCTGTTTTGGAAAATTTACCCGGCAAGTCTGCTGGTTCTGGTGATCACCCTCCTGTCGCTCACCACATACTCCTTTTTCGGGGTAAAGCGTTTTTTTACGGCCCATACGGCTGAAGACCTGACATCCAGGGCCTTCCTGATGGAGTATCAGATCCGGAAATATCTGACACCGCCGGACCGGGCGGAAATCGACGCCATCTGCAAGGCGGGGGGGAAAGATTCCGGCACCCGCATTACCGTCATACTGCCCTCCGGCGAGGTGATCGGTGATTCGGAAGAGCCGCCCGAACGGATGGACAATCACTCCCAGCGGCCTGAAATCGCCAAAGCGCTTTTCGGGGAAACCGGCGTTTCCACCCGGTACAGCGACACACTGGCACAGAACATGATGTATGTGGCCATCCCTGTGGAGGAAAAGAGCGGAAAAACCCTCGGTGTCATCCGCACCGCCATGCCGGCGGACAGCATCCGGCATACCCTGAGATCCATTCAGAACCGGAACATTCTGGCCGCTCTGCTCATTGCGCTCATCGCCGCCGGTATCAGCATGTATCTCTCAAGGCGCATCAGCAGGCCCATTGAGGCGATGCGGAAAGGGGTTGAAAAGTTCGCCCGGGGCGATCTGACCCACAGGCTGCCGACCCCCGAATCAAAGGAGATGGTTCTGCTGGCCAATGCCATGAACCATATGGCGCAGGAACTGGATCAGCGGATTCAGACGGTCCGCCGACAGCGCAACGAGCTGGAGGCGGTGCTTTCCAGTATGCAGGAAGGGGTGATTGCACTGGACCGGGACGAGAAGGTCATCAACATCAACAGCGCTGCCGCACAGATGTTTCACTGTAGCTCAGAGGCTCCGGTGGGCCGGGCCATTCAGGAGATCGTCCGCAACCCGGAACTGCACCGTTTTGTCAAAAGGGCTCTGGCCGACGAAGCGCCCCGGGAAAGGGATATCACGTTTTACCATGACGCTGAATATGTGCTGAATACCCACAGCTCAACCCTTCGGGGGGCGGATGGGAAGTCGATGGGCACGCTGATCGTCTTTTATGACGTCACCCGTCTCCGCAGGCTGGAGAACATGCGCAGGGAGTTTGCTGCCAATGTCTCCCACGAGATCAGGACGCCCCTGACGGCCATCAAGGGCTTTGTGGAAACCCTGCGCAACGGGGCAATGGAGAAGCCCGAAGAGGCGGCCCGGTTTCTGGAGATTATCGACAACCACGCCAACCGCCTGACCCTGATCATCACCGACCTGATAAAACTGTCGGAAATCGAGCAGCGGAAGCAGCTTTCGACCGAAGTCCGGAAGGTCGGCCCGGTGATCCGCAGCGCCGTTGAAATATGTCAGGTTGCGGCAGACAAAAACAATATCCCCATTGAGGTGGTGTGTGATGACGATCCGGAGGCGAACATCAATGCCCCGTTTATCGAACAGGCGCTGGTGAATCTGGTGGACAATGCCATTAAGTACAGCAGGGCGGGTAAATCCGTGTCCGTTTCGGCCAGTCAGACCGACACAGAGGTGATCCTCCGGGTCCGGGATCAGGGCATCGGCATTCCCAGAGCCCATCTGCCCCGCCTGTTTGAGCGGTTTTACCGTGTCGATAAGTCCCGGAGCCGAAAGCAGGGGGGCACCGGCCTCGGCCTTGCCATTGTAAAGCATATTGTCCAGGCCCACGGCGGTTATGTGAACGTTGAGAGCGTACTGAATCAGGGCAGTGTCTTCGAGATCCGTCTCCCCCGGAAACCCGCGTAA
- a CDS encoding acyl-CoA dehydrogenase yields MDSQGGAVSGGLDAESRQMVVDTVRQLRKRLLTREKVLEFDKKEIFPEDVVREMLGPEIGLQLLFIPEEYGGMGGGARDCHEVIREMCKICLGVGTAFFAVQLGADPVLVGATEAQKEKWLGAIAEGNTLVGYAVTEANAGSNLAALRTKAEPVTDSDGNVTGYTINGTKQFISNGGYADYVTVLANTPEGPSFFIVEKGTPGFVQGKGEEKHGIRASNTSPLSFTDVVVPVGNLIGGVPGQGLKQANQVFGYTRLMVASMALGTVENAMEIAIAYARERIQFGSPLSEKQGYTHKLIVPHAVRLAAANAYIEDIAHRLDSGEAELQVEGSMGKLFTTEAANNAADACVQALGGYGYINEYEVEKIRRDVKITCIYEGTSEVQQNIVSTFRWKKTRKTKGAFYNAIAEEMASLHAEHDNIGARFYGLAAKALNVLIDRVHEKRLVRQQHVMFVLADTMTWVEVGASMARKAARLTGAGDARAEEFRAMSRIFANEVSQTVVRNSLNILSGSGAFGPDVLGDFMAETSCDGLTDSYRNVIQDMDKVTDILFER; encoded by the coding sequence GTGGATAGTCAGGGAGGCGCTGTCTCCGGGGGGCTGGATGCGGAATCCCGCCAGATGGTGGTGGATACGGTTCGGCAGCTGAGGAAGCGCCTTCTCACCAGAGAAAAGGTTCTGGAGTTCGATAAAAAGGAGATTTTTCCCGAAGATGTGGTCCGGGAGATGCTGGGGCCGGAGATCGGGTTGCAGCTCCTTTTTATTCCTGAGGAATATGGTGGCATGGGGGGCGGCGCACGGGACTGCCACGAGGTGATCCGCGAGATGTGCAAGATCTGCCTGGGCGTCGGCACCGCCTTCTTTGCCGTTCAGCTGGGGGCAGACCCCGTGCTGGTGGGTGCCACCGAAGCCCAGAAGGAGAAGTGGCTGGGTGCCATTGCCGAGGGGAATACCCTGGTCGGCTATGCGGTGACCGAGGCAAATGCGGGCAGCAATCTGGCCGCACTCAGAACCAAAGCCGAACCGGTTACGGACAGCGACGGCAATGTGACCGGCTATACGATCAACGGGACCAAGCAGTTTATTTCCAACGGCGGGTATGCGGACTATGTCACAGTGCTTGCCAATACGCCGGAAGGGCCGAGCTTCTTTATCGTCGAAAAGGGAACCCCGGGATTTGTCCAGGGCAAAGGCGAGGAAAAGCACGGCATCCGTGCCTCCAATACCTCTCCGCTCTCCTTTACAGACGTCGTTGTGCCGGTTGGGAACCTCATCGGCGGCGTCCCCGGACAGGGGCTGAAACAGGCCAATCAGGTCTTTGGCTACACACGGCTCATGGTCGCCTCAATGGCGCTGGGGACGGTGGAAAACGCCATGGAGATCGCCATTGCCTATGCCAGAGAGCGGATTCAGTTCGGATCGCCCCTGTCAGAGAAGCAGGGCTACACCCACAAGCTGATTGTGCCCCACGCGGTCCGCCTGGCAGCGGCCAACGCCTATATCGAGGATATTGCCCACCGGCTCGATTCCGGCGAGGCGGAACTTCAGGTCGAAGGCTCCATGGGCAAGCTGTTTACCACCGAGGCCGCCAACAACGCGGCAGATGCCTGCGTGCAGGCCCTGGGCGGGTACGGCTATATCAACGAATACGAGGTGGAAAAGATCCGGCGGGATGTGAAGATCACCTGTATTTACGAAGGCACCAGCGAGGTGCAGCAGAATATCGTCAGCACCTTCCGCTGGAAGAAGACCCGCAAGACCAAAGGTGCGTTTTACAATGCCATTGCCGAAGAGATGGCCTCGCTCCACGCCGAACATGACAATATCGGTGCCCGCTTTTACGGGCTGGCTGCAAAAGCGCTGAACGTGCTGATTGACCGTGTTCATGAAAAGCGCCTGGTCCGTCAGCAGCATGTGATGTTCGTTCTGGCCGATACCATGACCTGGGTGGAAGTGGGGGCCAGCATGGCCCGCAAGGCCGCACGGCTGACCGGGGCCGGTGATGCCCGGGCGGAAGAATTCCGGGCCATGTCCAGAATTTTTGCCAATGAGGTGTCCCAGACGGTGGTGCGGAATTCACTGAACATCCTGAGCGGCTCCGGGGCCTTTGGGCCGGATGTCCTGGGCGACTTCATGGCCGAGACATCCTGTGACGGGCTGACAGACAGCTACCGGAATGTCATTCAGGATATGGACAAAGTCACAGACATCCTGTTTGAGAGGTGA
- a CDS encoding universal stress protein yields MSEFKKILFPCDLTENSVKIMHYTLSLAEKYDSRICLLHVVRNLRDWGELYVPYFSLEFDQERLLESADKALDKLFGSVLREKPNISKRIVFGEAADEILKMTESDNIDLVVMGTHGRKGLKQTIFGSVANDIVKNSPVPVLVVNPYKEGDSRNTEA; encoded by the coding sequence ATGTCGGAATTTAAAAAAATTCTCTTCCCCTGCGATCTCACGGAGAATTCCGTGAAAATTATGCACTACACCCTGTCTCTGGCGGAAAAATACGACAGCCGGATCTGTCTGCTCCATGTGGTTCGGAACCTGAGAGACTGGGGAGAGCTTTATGTCCCTTATTTTTCACTGGAATTTGATCAGGAACGCCTGCTTGAAAGCGCGGACAAGGCGCTGGACAAGCTGTTCGGCAGTGTACTCAGGGAAAAACCGAATATCTCCAAACGCATCGTTTTCGGCGAAGCTGCCGACGAAATTCTGAAAATGACCGAGTCGGACAACATCGACCTGGTGGTCATGGGCACTCATGGCCGAAAAGGGCTGAAGCAGACCATTTTCGGCAGCGTGGCCAATGATATCGTCAAAAATTCGCCGGTGCCGGTGCTGGTGGTCAACCCGTACAAAGAGGGAGACTCCAGAAACACTGAGGCATGA
- a CDS encoding response regulator, with protein MNKEKILVVDDEEDILELVRYNLVAEGYDVVCAESGEQALEVAGSAFFDLIVLDLMLPGINGLDVAKMLRDDKKTQNIPIIMLTAKGEEADVVTGLETGADDYVTKPFSPKVLTARAKAVMRRTEKLTDEASMVIRTPDLVIDAGRRKVRVRDTETDLSFTEFQILFFLSKRPGWVFTRSQIVDAVRGDNYPVTDRSVDVQIVGLRKKLGPCGNYIETVRGVGYRFKELQ; from the coding sequence ATGAATAAAGAGAAGATTCTCGTAGTGGATGATGAAGAGGACATTCTGGAACTGGTCAGATACAATCTCGTGGCCGAGGGGTATGACGTCGTCTGCGCGGAGTCCGGGGAGCAGGCGCTTGAAGTGGCCGGTTCCGCATTTTTTGATCTGATTGTCCTGGATCTGATGCTGCCCGGCATTAACGGTCTGGACGTGGCAAAGATGTTGAGGGACGATAAAAAGACACAGAATATCCCGATTATCATGCTGACGGCAAAGGGCGAAGAGGCCGATGTCGTCACCGGTCTGGAAACAGGGGCCGATGATTATGTGACCAAGCCGTTCAGCCCCAAAGTCCTGACCGCGCGGGCCAAAGCCGTGATGCGGCGAACTGAGAAACTGACTGACGAGGCCAGCATGGTCATCAGAACCCCCGACCTTGTCATTGACGCGGGCCGGCGGAAAGTCCGGGTCCGTGATACGGAGACGGATCTCTCTTTTACCGAATTTCAGATCCTTTTTTTTCTGAGCAAAAGGCCGGGATGGGTGTTCACCCGTTCCCAGATTGTGGACGCAGTGCGCGGGGACAACTATCCGGTCACAGACCGCAGCGTCGATGTTCAGATTGTGGGACTGCGAAAAAAGCTTGGCCCCTGCGGTAATTATATTGAAACTGTCAGAGGCGTCGGATACCGATTTAAGGAGCTGCAATGA
- the fabG gene encoding 3-oxoacyl-[acyl-carrier-protein] reductase: MTEQTKRTVVVTGGSKGIGRAICLALAGPESRIYFNYASDSHGAEETEKQVRDAGGEAVAVKVDVASGEAVKAFFDRVLDETGRVDVLVNNAGITRDGLIMRMKEQDWDDVMAVNLRGTFHCSKIVSKAMLRQRSGRIINISSVVGVTGNPGQANYVAAKAGIIGLTKALARELASRGITVNAVAPGYVETDMTADLADRAKDAMISQVPLGRAGTPEDIAATVAFLASDQAAYITGQVIHVSGGMYM; this comes from the coding sequence ATGACCGAGCAGACCAAACGCACCGTTGTGGTAACCGGCGGGTCAAAGGGGATCGGACGGGCCATCTGTCTGGCCCTGGCCGGACCGGAATCCCGGATTTACTTCAATTACGCATCCGACAGTCATGGGGCTGAGGAGACGGAAAAGCAGGTCAGAGACGCGGGCGGAGAGGCTGTCGCCGTAAAGGTCGATGTCGCATCCGGAGAGGCGGTCAAAGCCTTTTTTGACCGGGTTCTCGATGAGACCGGGCGGGTCGATGTGCTGGTTAACAACGCCGGCATTACCCGTGACGGGCTGATCATGCGCATGAAGGAACAGGACTGGGACGATGTCATGGCCGTCAATCTGAGGGGAACGTTCCACTGTTCCAAAATCGTCTCAAAGGCCATGCTCCGGCAGCGGTCCGGTCGGATTATCAACATCTCATCCGTGGTGGGCGTGACCGGCAACCCGGGGCAGGCCAATTACGTGGCGGCCAAGGCAGGCATCATCGGCCTGACCAAAGCCCTGGCCAGAGAGCTGGCCTCACGGGGCATTACCGTCAACGCGGTGGCCCCCGGATATGTGGAAACCGATATGACGGCTGATCTGGCGGACCGGGCCAAAGACGCCATGATTTCCCAGGTTCCCCTGGGGCGCGCGGGAACGCCCGAAGATATCGCTGCCACCGTTGCATTCCTGGCTTCCGATCAGGCGGCCTACATTACCGGGCAGGTGATTCATGTCAGCGGCGGCATGTACATGTAA
- a CDS encoding aminotransferase class V-fold PLP-dependent enzyme, which translates to MNWKSVCDAYPVNKEMVWLNNCGITPAGRHISEAMACFMDGYSRKGVFSPNADYLRIRENIKKILASLLSCDPAELCLIHNTAEGMNFISHGLSLASGDEVILLENEYPSNVYPWRHLQGKGVRLKTAPMGDTPEAFLAGIEAMISGRTRVISLSAVHWCTGMPLPIEQVGQLCREKGITFVVDGAQGVGMQPIDVRKMNIGCMAFSAWKWLTGPLGLGVLYVARENLDALRPVFIGTESVIMDEEYLPYKSELKPTADRFTFSTASLGDWVWFEAALTFLNEIGFDAVRERIFELSDYLAQRLRKIGFQVCSDQFPGHPTGIVACEKPGVSSALLLERLKADGVIAAERLGRIRFSPHIYLDTWQLDRAARILSQACISQMYAQSVTKK; encoded by the coding sequence ATGAACTGGAAATCTGTTTGCGATGCATATCCGGTGAACAAAGAGATGGTGTGGCTCAACAATTGCGGCATTACGCCTGCCGGCCGCCATATTTCGGAAGCAATGGCCTGTTTTATGGACGGATATTCCCGAAAAGGGGTCTTCAGCCCAAACGCCGATTATCTGAGAATCCGGGAGAACATCAAGAAAATTCTGGCAAGCCTGCTCAGTTGCGACCCGGCCGAGCTGTGCCTGATTCACAACACGGCAGAGGGGATGAATTTCATCTCCCACGGCCTCAGCCTGGCATCCGGGGACGAGGTGATTCTGCTGGAAAACGAATATCCGAGCAACGTCTACCCCTGGCGACATCTGCAAGGGAAGGGGGTCCGATTGAAAACCGCGCCCATGGGCGACACGCCGGAGGCTTTTCTGGCGGGTATTGAGGCCATGATCTCCGGCCGGACGCGGGTGATCTCCCTCTCTGCGGTCCACTGGTGTACAGGGATGCCCCTGCCCATTGAACAGGTGGGGCAACTGTGCCGGGAAAAGGGGATTACCTTTGTGGTGGACGGCGCACAGGGGGTGGGGATGCAGCCCATTGATGTGCGGAAAATGAACATCGGCTGTATGGCCTTTTCCGCGTGGAAGTGGCTGACAGGCCCCCTGGGACTGGGTGTGCTCTATGTCGCCCGTGAAAACCTGGACGCACTCCGACCGGTTTTTATCGGCACCGAGTCAGTGATCATGGATGAGGAATACCTGCCCTACAAATCCGAACTCAAGCCGACAGCGGACCGGTTTACCTTTTCCACGGCCAGCCTGGGCGACTGGGTCTGGTTTGAGGCGGCCCTGACATTTCTGAACGAAATCGGGTTTGACGCCGTGCGGGAGCGGATTTTCGAGCTGAGCGATTACCTGGCCCAGCGGCTTAGGAAAATCGGGTTTCAGGTCTGCTCCGACCAATTTCCCGGCCACCCCACCGGCATTGTGGCCTGTGAGAAGCCGGGTGTTTCTTCGGCCCTGCTGCTGGAACGGCTCAAAGCGGACGGGGTTATCGCTGCCGAGCGTCTGGGCCGGATTCGGTTTTCACCCCATATCTATCTGGACACCTGGCAGCTGGACAGGGCCGCACGGATTCTCTCACAGGCCTGCATCTCCCAGATGTACGCCCAATCCGTAACAAAAAAATGA
- the gltX gene encoding glutamate--tRNA ligase, with the protein MEEIITRFPPSPTGYLHVGGARTALFNWLYARHTGGKFVLRIEDTDTRRSTQASVDAIFDAMKWLDIDWDDGPYFQTQRFDIYAKYVEQLIETGHAYYCDCTPEEVDEMRKRGLAANGKAKYDGTCREKGLARSENTVVRFKAPVAGTTVLEDIVKGNIVFQNADLDDFIIQRSDGTPTYNFVVVIDDMTMGINTIIRGDDHVSNTPKQIMLYKALGAALPRFAHVPMVLGKDKARLSKRHGAMSVTEYRKMGFLPDAFINYMVRLGWSCGDQEFFTREELIEKFSLDHIGKSAGVFDPDKLTALNADHIKAMPPEKLIPHLMPFLEEQGIDATDTDYLIQVIGTLAARSKTLVEMAEAAGFYYRDVIEYEEKAAKKFLKPGTLEPLQALAEALETLEDFTEKGLEGAFLAVMEKTGLKLGKIAQPVRVALTGKTASPGIFEIIEILGKESTLDRIKAAIRFISEKN; encoded by the coding sequence ATGGAAGAAATTATCACACGATTCCCCCCCAGCCCCACCGGCTACCTGCACGTCGGGGGGGCAAGAACCGCTTTGTTCAACTGGCTTTACGCCCGCCACACCGGCGGAAAATTTGTGCTGCGGATCGAGGATACGGATACCAGACGCTCCACCCAGGCATCCGTGGACGCCATCTTCGATGCCATGAAATGGCTGGACATCGACTGGGATGACGGCCCCTATTTTCAGACGCAGCGGTTTGATATTTACGCAAAATATGTCGAGCAGCTCATTGAGACCGGCCACGCCTATTACTGCGATTGTACTCCTGAAGAAGTAGATGAGATGAGGAAAAGGGGGCTGGCCGCCAACGGCAAGGCAAAATATGACGGCACCTGCCGGGAAAAGGGTCTGGCCAGAAGCGAGAATACCGTTGTCCGGTTCAAGGCCCCGGTGGCCGGGACCACCGTGCTTGAAGACATCGTCAAGGGCAACATTGTTTTCCAGAACGCGGACCTGGACGACTTCATCATCCAGCGGAGCGACGGCACACCGACCTATAACTTTGTCGTGGTCATTGATGACATGACAATGGGCATCAACACCATTATCCGGGGGGATGACCATGTGAGCAACACGCCCAAACAGATTATGCTCTATAAGGCGCTGGGGGCGGCGCTTCCCCGGTTTGCCCATGTGCCCATGGTACTGGGAAAGGACAAGGCTCGCCTGAGCAAGCGGCACGGGGCCATGTCCGTCACCGAATACCGGAAAATGGGATTTCTGCCGGATGCCTTTATCAATTATATGGTCCGTCTGGGATGGTCCTGCGGGGACCAGGAGTTCTTCACCCGTGAGGAGCTGATCGAAAAGTTCAGTCTGGACCATATCGGGAAATCCGCAGGCGTCTTTGACCCGGACAAGCTGACGGCCCTGAACGCAGACCACATCAAGGCCATGCCGCCGGAAAAGCTGATTCCCCATCTGATGCCGTTTCTGGAGGAACAGGGAATTGACGCGACAGATACCGATTATCTGATACAGGTCATCGGGACACTGGCCGCCCGGAGCAAAACCCTTGTGGAGATGGCCGAGGCCGCCGGTTTTTACTATCGGGATGTGATCGAGTATGAGGAAAAGGCCGCCAAAAAATTCCTGAAGCCCGGCACCCTGGAGCCGTTGCAGGCCCTGGCCGAAGCACTTGAAACCCTGGAGGATTTCACGGAAAAGGGCCTTGAGGGGGCGTTTCTGGCGGTGATGGAGAAGACCGGTCTGAAGCTGGGCAAGATCGCCCAGCCGGTCCGCGTGGCCCTGACCGGCAAAACCGCCAGCCCCGGCATCTTTGAAATCATAGAAATACTCGGTAAAGAGAGCACATTGGATCGCATAAAAGCCGCGATCCGGTTTATTTCGGAAAAAAACTGA
- a CDS encoding AAA family ATPase — protein sequence MNRAFEKYARLVDAIKSEIGRVVIGQEALIDLMLLTLLSRGHILLEGVPGLAKSLAVEIFAAVIGGDFRRFQFTPDKMPGDITGTTVFDERKRQFGFHRGPVFCNIFLADEINRASPKVQSALLQAMQEKVVDADDFREALPELFIVLATQNPVEQVGTYPLAEAQTDRFMVKFNVAYPQQAEEAELMARKHGDFETRRAGIRRVATPEDMLAMQRVVHEKIRVTRTVMAYMLSLCLATRPPRTCGGNGTEMEIHRYIRLGASPRATESLLALSKARAFCRGRDFVRFDDVTGCAPHVLRHRILLNHAAAADGITPDRIVNDILNRVVAY from the coding sequence ATGAACAGAGCGTTTGAAAAATATGCGCGGCTTGTGGACGCGATCAAATCGGAGATCGGCAGGGTGGTGATCGGGCAGGAGGCGCTGATTGACCTGATGCTGCTGACCCTGCTTTCCAGAGGCCATATTCTGCTGGAAGGGGTGCCGGGACTGGCCAAAAGTCTTGCCGTGGAGATATTTGCAGCCGTGATCGGCGGCGACTTCAGGCGGTTTCAGTTTACGCCGGACAAGATGCCCGGTGACATCACCGGCACCACCGTCTTTGACGAGCGGAAACGGCAATTCGGGTTCCATCGCGGGCCGGTCTTCTGCAACATCTTTCTGGCGGACGAGATCAACCGGGCCTCCCCCAAGGTGCAGTCAGCGCTTTTGCAGGCCATGCAGGAAAAAGTGGTGGATGCGGACGATTTCCGGGAGGCGCTTCCGGAGCTGTTTATCGTGCTGGCAACCCAGAACCCGGTGGAGCAGGTGGGAACCTATCCCCTGGCCGAAGCGCAGACGGACCGGTTTATGGTCAAGTTTAATGTGGCATATCCGCAACAGGCCGAAGAGGCCGAACTGATGGCCCGCAAGCACGGCGATTTTGAAACGCGAAGAGCCGGTATCCGCAGGGTTGCCACGCCGGAAGATATGCTTGCCATGCAGCGGGTTGTCCATGAAAAAATCCGTGTGACCCGGACGGTCATGGCGTACATGCTCAGCCTCTGCCTTGCCACGCGCCCGCCCCGGACCTGCGGCGGGAACGGAACAGAAATGGAAATACACCGGTATATCCGCCTGGGCGCGTCCCCCCGTGCCACAGAGTCGCTGCTGGCGCTGTCCAAAGCCCGCGCCTTTTGCCGGGGACGGGATTTTGTCCGCTTCGACGACGTGACCGGCTGCGCGCCCCATGTACTCCGGCACCGGATTCTCCTCAATCATGCTGCGGCGGCAGACGGCATCACCCCGGACAGGATTGTGAACGATATTCTGAACCGGGTGGTGGCGTACTGA
- a CDS encoding acyl carrier protein, whose product MSVQDKVIKIIAEKLSVDVAEVVPEASFIDDLGADSLDLVELIMSMEEEFDIEISDDDSEKMVKVQDAFDYIGQKA is encoded by the coding sequence ATGTCTGTTCAGGATAAAGTTATAAAGATTATTGCGGAGAAACTGAGTGTTGATGTTGCCGAAGTGGTTCCCGAAGCATCTTTTATTGATGATCTGGGCGCGGATTCCCTGGATCTGGTTGAGCTGATCATGTCAATGGAAGAGGAGTTCGACATTGAGATCTCCGACGATGATTCCGAGAAGATGGTCAAAGTTCAGGATGCGTTTGACTATATTGGTCAGAAAGCA
- the rpmF gene encoding 50S ribosomal protein L32 — translation MAVPKRKTSKSKRDKRRTHQKLTAPNVTECPECGEAKLPHHACLECGTYKGRNVLATEED, via the coding sequence ATGGCTGTACCGAAGCGAAAAACATCCAAATCAAAACGGGACAAGAGACGTACCCACCAGAAACTGACCGCACCCAATGTGACAGAATGCCCTGAATGCGGCGAAGCCAAGCTGCCGCATCATGCCTGTCTGGAATGCGGAACCTATAAGGGGCGGAATGTTCTGGCAACAGAAGAGGACTAA
- a CDS encoding DUF58 domain-containing protein, whose product MTDPSGQNRLLSRQEMIDIFVRHRVASPFPGDWESIFRGSGYEFWSLREMVAGDSVRSVDWKATAKTGRHYVREYLAESGFNLMILCDISQSVAFGRKALLQANIATALAFAAAKTNNGCGLILFADDVRACIPPRMGWDHFRRVADALLNAVPVACPTTDLNRALARLVTELPESLTFILSDFLYPFESRFSFRAPPGPQRHEVRAIQVLETSEVALPPGSEGLLRLRDSETGETRMLDLSRWAQYNADMKKRLAAIREQVNRAGIELLRLTPADNFITEINAFMR is encoded by the coding sequence ATGACAGATCCATCCGGGCAAAACAGGCTGCTGTCCAGACAGGAGATGATCGATATCTTTGTCCGCCACCGGGTGGCGTCGCCCTTTCCCGGTGACTGGGAGAGCATCTTCAGGGGCTCCGGGTATGAATTCTGGTCCCTTCGGGAGATGGTGGCCGGGGATTCGGTCCGGTCCGTGGACTGGAAGGCGACGGCGAAGACCGGCAGGCATTACGTGCGCGAGTATCTGGCGGAGAGCGGTTTTAACCTGATGATTCTCTGTGACATCAGCCAGTCGGTTGCCTTTGGGCGAAAGGCGCTGCTTCAGGCCAACATTGCCACCGCACTGGCCTTTGCCGCCGCAAAAACCAATAACGGATGCGGGCTGATTCTCTTTGCCGATGATGTGAGGGCCTGTATTCCGCCCCGCATGGGGTGGGACCATTTCAGGCGGGTGGCAGACGCGCTTCTCAATGCCGTACCTGTGGCATGTCCGACAACGGACCTGAACCGCGCACTGGCCCGGCTGGTTACGGAACTTCCTGAAAGTCTTACCTTTATCCTTTCCGACTTCCTGTATCCCTTTGAAAGCCGGTTCAGTTTCCGGGCCCCCCCCGGGCCGCAGCGGCATGAGGTGCGGGCGATTCAGGTGCTGGAAACCTCCGAGGTGGCGCTGCCCCCGGGGTCTGAGGGACTTTTGCGGCTCCGTGACAGTGAAACCGGTGAAACGCGGATGCTGGACCTGAGCCGGTGGGCGCAGTATAACGCGGATATGAAAAAACGGCTTGCCGCCATCCGTGAACAGGTGAACCGGGCGGGCATTGAACTGCTCCGCCTGACACCGGCGGATAATTTTATCACAGAAATCAATGCGTTTATGCGGTAG
- a CDS encoding FmdB family zinc ribbon protein, which translates to MPTYEYEHLDEPCEKGKVFEIRQSIDDPPLAICPRCKGMVRKIISRVSISTPKSDGELRDLGFTKLVKRDDGVYENVTQRSGESRYMVRDKPETMPDVKRIIRD; encoded by the coding sequence ATGCCGACATATGAATACGAACATCTGGATGAGCCGTGTGAAAAAGGAAAGGTTTTTGAAATCAGGCAGTCCATTGACGACCCGCCGCTGGCCATCTGCCCCCGGTGCAAGGGCATGGTGCGGAAAATCATCTCCCGCGTCAGCATCAGCACCCCAAAATCAGACGGGGAACTGCGGGATCTCGGATTCACCAAACTGGTGAAGCGCGATGACGGGGTATATGAAAATGTCACGCAGCGAAGCGGAGAAAGCCGCTACATGGTCCGGGACAAGCCCGAAACCATGCCGGATGTCAAACGGATCATCCGCGACTGA